The nucleotide window CAGCCGGCGCCCGCTGGGACTTTCTCGGGAATCCCTCGTGCTTCGTACACTGACGGTCTCCCCCAGGAGATCGCACAGCCGCGCCTGGTCAGCCAGCAGGGAAGTTCCGACTCTTCCCGGGCCAAGTGGGCCGCTCCATCCTACAGCCAAGCGAGCCGACGGGGCGGGCCAGGGCGAGGGGGCTCGGGATCCTGAGGAGCAGGACCCGGGGCTGCCCGGGCTGCCCGTCTCAGCGGCCCTTCCCCCGACCCTGTCCGGTCTCTACCTTAGGAGGGTGGCTCCGGcatctccccaccaccaccaccttttcCCCCCAGCCCCAGGTACTTACTTCCACCGCCGCGGGGAGGAAGGATCGGGAGAGGGCGGAGAGGCCCAAGGGGCCGCTACTGGGCTGGCTCTAGAGCGCGGGGAGAACTCCGGCCGGCCAGCCGGGCTCTGCTGCTgcccccagctgccccagctaCCCTAGCCTGGGAGCCGCAGCTGCAGCCCGAGCCCGCGGCAGGCGCCCCCTGGCGGCCACGTCGAGGATGGACACGGGTAAAAGGTGGTGTCCACCCGCAGCCCCAGAGCAAAGGGAGCCGgaaatgggaggggggaggagaaagggaaagcgAAGGGCGGGGCCGCTGGGCACTTTCTGTCCCCGCCCTGCTGCGTCCTCAGCTACAGCCGAGGGGCCGCCCCTGCCCTTCTGCCTTCCGTTGGTCGTACTGGGAAGGGGGAATGTGTCAGGGGGAGGAATTCTGTGCCTCCCTCCCAACGTCACGAATCCTGGAAAGTTTCTGGTCTAGGAAGGCACGGAcggtggggagaggaaggggagaatgCCGGCCCAATCAGGGCTTTCCGGTCTCGTTGGAGCAGAACGAGGCAGAATTAAGAGCCAATCACGGTGGGGGGCGGGGCGTCTCCGGGCGTAGTAGGCGGAACTGTAGAGAAGAGCTACTTTCACTCCGTTACCTGAGGCTTGGACCTCAGTTATCAGATTCATTGTGACTGCGGGGACTCGTGCCGAGACTTCCTTGTGGGTTGCCTCTGCTTAAGGGTTTTTGGTGGTGGTtgtaaagataatttaaaaaataaaatggagacagGGCAGTTTGACCCAGTGGCTAGACAGCCGGACTGGGagttgggttcaagttctgcctccaATCCATTCTAGCTGAGTGGCCGTGGCCATAGCCagccctggatctggagtcaCCCCTGAGGTTTactgcttgtgtgaccctgggcgagtccctGAACctgtctgcctccgtttccttatctgcaaaatggggatccTGATAATAGCTTCTACTTCGgggagttgtgaggataaagtgatttCCTGAAGTCAGATTTATGACAACCAACTGAACGTCTTAGCGATGCCCTCCTGGCTGTTCAGTCCTTTTGGAGGGGTCTGATtctcccatctggggttttcttggcaaagctactggaggggtttgccccCTCGTCCGCCCATCTTATGGGCGGCTTCCCACATCTCCTCTTAGCGGAAGCCCTGAACAAAGGAAGCTCCGGGTTCTCCTTCACAGAGGAGGGAGCTGAGCCCTGGCTTCCCGGGGAGGAGGAGGTGCTCTGGCTCTACTTAAGCAGACTAAAGTCGCCTCCTAGAGTGATGAAGAGCTCCCACAGGAGCTGGAAAGTCCCCTTTTACCGTTCTCTATCATTctctattatatttctatatgaggTGGTTTCCTGTGTAATGGAGGCTCCTCATTGTTTCAGAAATGGCTAATTCGTAGCAAACTGGGATGACTTCTTAGTCCTGCCCGGAAGGGTGCTCTAAGGCAATGGCCGCCGTCTGGTGGTCTGCCCTGCTTGCTTGGGTGGTGATGAGGAATAGACCAGACCCAGACAAGGCAGACAGGAGGGGCTGCCTCTGGGCTGGGACGCCCCAGTCTCCCGAGGACCTGGCTCTCCCGGGCTGCCCAGAATTTGGCTTTAGGTTCCATCGAGGGGCACAAGGTTTATTCCCCACTTTCTGGTCTCTCAAAAGCCTCCTTCTATTTGTGGGGCTGAAATACCATTAAAACAAGaatatgaggaggaagaggaggatcaAAACTGCCGACCCCTGGGGAAGAGCAGAATCCAAGGGAGCCACGAGGCACAGCTGTTCTTCCAGCAGAGcattcacatttattttattgtcaAAACGATTGTCTACTAAAGCAATCTCACAAGGAAAAGTGGCCCCAGCACACCTTTTCCAGGAAaggctgtctgtctgtctgtccccttCTTGTGGGGCCACTACTAAATCATGGCCGTCCAAAGAGGATTTTGaggaacaattcttttttttaacccttcccccAGCTCGGAATCCCACTAactgtcagttccaaggcagaagggcaggcTGCTGGGGTTCCGTGACTTCCCTGGTCCCTGGCTAGGAAgcgactgaggccagatttgaagctgggACCTCCCCCTCCCTGGCTCCCCTCTCATCCCCCGAGCTGCCTAGCTGTCCCAGGTCCAGTTCTTTGGCATCTCACGACTTTCATGGCCGACTGTCTCCCCCGTCCTTGCAGAAAGCTCGGAGGAGCAGCGGCATATCAGAGACTGGCACCAATGCAGCGAGGGCACCTGGACACAGATGAGGGGGGAGGAGGTGCCccatcaaataaaaagaaaacgcACAAGTGGCCGGAGAGCCGGAGATGATGGCAGCACACCCTCGGCTTAGGGATGCTCCGCTAGAGCTTCTCATGGATGACGGCTTCGATCTCCTGGAGGACCGTCACTGGCCCCTTGTAGTCGTTGGTCTCGATGTCCTCGAGCTTCCTCTGGTAATCCGGAGGCAGCCCGTTCTGTCTGGCCCCCTTGCAGATGACCTGTGGACGAAGAAAAAATCAGGGAGGCTCTCAGGAGGTGGCCTCCGGTGAGACGGGGTCCGCAGGGCCGTCCCTAGAGCACCGGCAGCTTCAGACCAGCCTTTAAGGAAAACGAGTGCCGGTAGcggctgggtggcacaatgggtagagctGGGGCCTGGAGGCGTGgctcctgggttcgaatctgacctcagacacttcctagtcattGAAAACCCTGGCTCTCGGCACTCTTCTATtctgagagggagggaaggactaAAAAGGGGGCGGCAAGCTGGCACACCAACACTGAAACTCCCGCATCAGGGACCGGCCCAACTTCCCCCAAAGGGGAGTAAGCACAGACCCCCCCCCTTCTCTGTAGAGCTGGGGGGCCCTGGGGAGCTCTCCTGCAGCAGCCGCCCTCGGACTCTAGGGATCGCTCTGGGGTGGGTCAAAACTAGCCATAAAGTTCTTCCAGCTCAAGTGGGTGCAAAGAGAGCCATTAAAAGAGCCCCTCGTTCTGCCTCGGGGAAGGCTCTAAGGCGGCAGCCAATGGCTGGCCCCGGGGGTTCCGCCACcttttaagaaacaaacaaacatcattttaacccccctcccccccacaggTGGAAGCTGCTGGGAGCCGGCTGAGGTCGTCTTACAGACGGGGAGACTGAGGCCGagaccccccctcccccgcctcaCCGTTTTATACTGTGGCGAGGGCGGCGCCGGCACGTAGTCGCGCATCTGGTAGCTGCGGCAGGTCAGGACGTCCCCTTCGAGACTGCGCACGTCCACCTGGATGGGCACGTAGGTGCCGCTGCTGACGCCTTCCTGCCTGAAAGCCAGAGCACGCCCCTGAGCCCTCCCTGGCCCGACCCTGGCCCAGTCCCCCGGCCCCCTCGGCCCCCTCGTCCGGACTCTGAGGCTGACGGTCAGCGGCTGAAATAAAGGCGGTCATCTGCCATCcccaaacaaattatttttttattctttttttcagaatcTAAAGTCAAAAAGGTCTCGGTCCGCTCGCTCGTTCGGTCTCAGAGTCTGTTCAGGGTATCCAGGCTGGGGGCGGGGGAGCCCCCCTCCCGACGCTCCACACTCTCGGCCGCCGGCGGCCAACACCTACTTGTCTAGGGAACTCCGGTTCCGGGCGTGCATCTTCCACACGACGCCCCACACGCCATCCCCCGGGCTGGATACGATGGTGGCGATGCCCCCATGCCACGAGGTGCTCGTCTCGCCCTGATAGTTCCCAAAGTCGAGTCTGAAATCCTGGAAAAGAAACGGCAGGTCCCGAGGCCGCCCCTACGTGCCCACAGCTGACAGGAGTCAagggactggcccaaggtcacaccgccAGGAAGGGGCCGAGGCTGACCGAGGCTGGGCACAAAGGAGGGTCTTCACGGCTCCAAGCCCAGCTCtgaccacccacccacccccacccaggGGCCGCCCAGACCTGCGCACAAAAGCCTTTATTGGAATCTAAAGATTTCGCTTTCCTGGTGGTTCTGGGCCTGCCCTGAATGCACAGACGCCCCGAGCTGGGCACAATCGGCTGCCAATTGTCCCGAGCTGGCCGGGCATCCCCAGAGCCTTCTGGAAGGCCGGCCCAGAGCTGTCCGTCACAGAGCATTTCTGCTGGCCCGAGGGATGGCCTGGGCTCGGTCTGCCTATCTGTCTCTGCCTGCCACACCCGAGAGCACACAGATACAGACACAGGCGGCACCTTGTGCCACACGCAGGATGGGCACTTCCTCCCTCACTGCCTGGCATGTCGCAGGTACCAACCGCTACCACACCCCCAGGGGCTCTCTcaaatcctctccttccctctcagcATCCACACCATGTGTTGGCTCCACGGCAGAGGGGCTGCGAGGGCTGGGCTACAGGTGtgacatgtctgaggccaaactagAACTCAGGACCTGGGGGCCTGGGCCGCCCCCCCACAGCCAGAGTCTTTACCATTGACCAGGCCTGGCTGGGCTGGAGGAGCCTTTACCAAGCCTGGGTCCCCTCCGTACCATCAGAGAACGATGTTATTCCAACAGTGAGGGGTAAGGTGGGTAGTGCTGAAGCTTGGAAGACATGAGTTCGAATCCAGATgaagccatttcccagctgtctgaccttggacaagtcattcctCCACACACACTATAAGGAGGGGATAACCTGGAGGCCCATCGCACAGGACCCACACCAAGAGCCTGGGTCTACCCTGGCTCACTGTGGGCCactttcccatctgtaaaaggggCAGCTCACCCCAGAGTTTGGCCTCCACAGCGGGGCAGGACAGGGAATGGGAGGCCTCTCAGGGAAGCTTTGCTCTCCTCCCACCTCATTTAGGAGCCCGTCATTTGGGGCAAGGCAATGacccgtgcctcagtttccccatcctgTCACGTCCCAGATGGGCTCCAGGATCCTCCGGGCTTGGCCACGCCCCCCTCTCCTGGGGGCCTTCACTTACCCCTGGGGGTCACGTGTCCTCTGGAGCCTTTCAGAATCTTGTCAGTCTCTTACCTACACTTCACAGACGCCCCTCCCCCAAGTCTCCCCTTCTAACAACGTGAAAAGCCAGAGctgtcctgggttccaatctgccctcagacccttcctagctcgGTGACCCTGGGCTCCTGGgcttgcctagccctcaccactctcctgccttggagcccatactgGCCTGGGCATCAGACCCACAGGGTAGCCCCCTAGGCTTCCCTCTGTCCAACACAGGAGGGAAGAACATTCCCCTTCCCTTTTGTGGCCGAGCCGGGCCCTCAGGACTACACTCGGTCCAATTTCAATTGATCCCAGCCCTTATAATTCACATTCCCAACTCCcccgttttgcagatgaggaggaGCATGGGGGCAGCGAGCTGAGTGTCCCAAGTGCTACGGTGCCCCCCTGGGCATTTCATACCATGAAAAGTTCCCCCGCTCACGCGGGCGCAGGACCTATGGCCAGGGCTGACCCCCAGGATCGCAAAGCCTTCGGGGCTCTGAAAGCCTTCGGCCTCAATGAGCCTTTTGGGGCAccacagagagagagggataaaAGATTCACCCagacacacattcacacacacggATGGCTATGCACAGGTTCCGACTGGCCAGGGGTGTCCGGACGAGGTCACCCCGAGAGCAGACAAGGGGCCCCCCAGGCGGACCGGACCGGTCGGGTCGGGTCCTAGGCTGGACTCGAACGCGGCTCTCCGCCCACTAAGCTGCCCCGCCCCCGCCAGGCACAGCGGGAGACCTGCCAGGACCCCAGGCACCTCAGATTTCTCTTCTTCTGGCCCCTCGAAGGATGGATGCGGGGCCGGCTGGCAATGCCCGGTGCGCAGCCCGGCGCCTGCTGCCCCAGCCTAGTCCGGAGACATGCCTCAACTTCCCCGCCGGTCCATCCGACTTTGCAGGCTCACTGACCTGCAGTCGGGCCACGCAGCAGAACTCAGCCGAGGGGTTCCGCAACTGCAGGCGCTCCTTGAGCAGGTTGCTGCCATAAGCGAAGTAGAGAAAGTGCTCCCCCGGCTCTTCAGGCTCCTGGGACTCGGGGCACGCAGAGGAGCCAGCCTGCTCCATGTGGTCCAGTGCGCATGCGCGACCCCCGGCAGGGCTAGCGGTGACGTCAAGGCCAAGACCCAGGCGGGTGGCGGCCGCAGCTGCGGCAACGGTGGTAGCCCCGGCCCGGGCCTCCCTGCGGGGCCCGCACCTCCGCTCCTTTCCCTGGTGGCAACCTAGACCCGGAGCCCTCTCGTATCCAAGCCGGAGTCCGGCAGCACTACGGGACGAGATCAACGCCTCTCCTGATTGGCCGCCGGACCTCGGCTACTTGTCCTGCCTCCCCCGATTGGCCGAGGCAGCGCCAACTCCTCCCTTCGCTCCTTCTACTCCCGAGGCGCGCTTTTAACAGCTCCCGACCGCCGCCGGCCTCGAGATGCTTTCTTATTGGTCATTAATGTCTGAGCCCCCGCCTCTGTTCTTCTCTCATTGGTGAAGCGGCCGAGTGGCGTGGTCGCCGGGGGAAACGCCGGCAAATGGGATAGGAGGGAGGAGAGCTGGGCAGGCGGTTCCGGGAGCTGGTCCAAGTTTAGTGCCTGCGGTGGGCAGAGGTCCAGCTCCTGGGGAGTCGGGAAAGGACTCGTCTAGGAGGTGACCTTTGACAGGACCAAGAAGAGAGGGCGAGGCACCTAGGGACGGAGGACAAGAAGGAAAACATTGCGGGCATGGGTGGGGAGAGCTTCTGTAAAGGTGTGGAGGCGGGAGTTGGCAGGTCAAGTATGCAGAACCACAATTAAGGCCCTTTGGGCTGGGTCTAGAGTGTGAGAGGAGGCCGAAGAGGGAACCAAACTAGGAAAGCAGGTGGAACCTGAGGATTTTAAAGGCCTCGTGTGTTATCCTGAAGGTGACCGGGGGAGGGGAGGCCCTTTAAGATGATATGggtcagcccccccccccccccattttgcagatgactaCACTTGTTAATGAAGGTGTGATACTCTCAGATGCTTACTGGAGTATCCGAACTCTAACTTCTCCTTCATCTGTAGGCTTGAAACCCAGAGACAAGTGTCAGGgagtttccctctttctccttctcatcTTCAGAACTACAGCTCccgctgatgctgctgatgccCGAAGGTGCTCCTGGGCTCCGAGGTCCAACCATCCCTCCCAAGCGGGAAAGACTGAGCCCAAGGACCAGTCCAGCTCTGTGTGGTCCAAGCCCGACTCATTGCTTTGGCCACAGCAGCCCCCAAAGTCGTTCCACCAAGCTGTAGAGGGGTGGCTGCCTGCATCAGCAGAAGGACAGCACAGGATCCATACTATGCATTTATTCTGagggtggcaagggctaggcaatggggattaggtaacttgttcaggatcacccagctagaaagggtctaaagtcagatttgaacccaggattttcaatctccaggcctggctctctgtccaccaagccacctcactgtccccaCACATCCTTCAATGCATAGAaataacagattttaaaaaaacaaagatagaaGACCAATCAATGAGGCATCTCCAAGCACCTATTCTGGAGGCCAGGGGCTGGTGATACAGAGATGAATGTGAAACattctgttttacagataaagaaactgaggcaagcaacaGTGAAGCAACTTCCTTAGGGCCACAGAGTTATGGGTCAGtagtcggatttgaactcaggctgaTGTCTTCTGTCTGTTACACCACTATGTCTTCTCACTCTCTGGTCCTCTGGACTTGGGCTAGGGTTACTTCTCCCCACTTCAGGGGGCACTAAGGCGGGGTTCCCTTAGAACGGGGTACTCTGCACAACATCTGAACTTAAAGAGAAGTTGTTCCAATGCCTGTGGGTCATTGGGAACAGGATAGAGCCAGCCAGGCTCATTTTCTCTAACTTCAGCTCAGAGTTCATGGGATTTagaactggggggaggggggaaaggattGGAGGCTCAAGAAAACCCATTCCTGTGACTCAGAGGCCAGTCCTGACCTTCCTTGACTTCTCtggacctccatttcctcctccattaaATAAGGATGAGgagcatttattgagtatttcTCTGTTACTGACCTCCCCAGCTTCctctaagtcccaactaaaaacCCCTTCTTTGACCGTGAGCCTACAGGTGCCTCATCCTGTTGGCTGGGCTTTAAGGGCTGCATCTAGATTCTAGAGGATCCAAGAATGTGGCCCAGGGCCATCTCAGGCTCAGCACTCACCCCTGGGCTTTCCCATCCTCAAACAGATGAGACACTCATCCCATTTACACATGGAATGAGATATTTCAAATGTCCTGGAGCAGGGACAGCTGATGGCTCAGTGgggatggagatgggaagttctgggttcaaatcggacctcagatgcttcttagctgggtgaccctgggcaagtcacttaaccctagttgcccagcctttaccctcttctgcctaggaacttatatttagtattgattctaagagggaagggaaaggtctAAAAAGAAGAGATTGCCTGGactaacaaaacaaaatcaattagAACTTGACAAACTGTTCTCAAGTGAGGTTCAGAAACTCATCTAAAGGATGGCTGAGGATCTGGCTTGATAGTAGCTCAAAGGGAAAAAGCtttaaataggggcagctaggtggctcagtgaagagagagtcagacctagcgtcaggagggcctgggttccaatctgatccctggacaagtcacttaaccctgattacctaacCTTTGCCCCtcctctgttttagaattgatactaagatagatgGTAAAGGTTTTcgtggtttgttttttgttttttaataaaaggctttaaaatccCATGATATCAGCAGGAGGTATCAATGTAGcccagaaattttatatatatatatatatatatctccaatgTAATGTAAGGCCACAGTAAAGAAACATAGTGCTATGATGAGGGAAGGTTGTAGTATTCTGTTATTCTGGCCCCATCAGACAACACTTATAATACTACCTTTGGTCTGGGGcaacctattttatttttgttttttactcatCCTTGTATATGTCATTTTATTCTGGCATATTATAAGCTGCTTAAGGACGGGGCCTATTTcccccctgggttatacatgttttgtcacacaaaacatttctatattgttcatttttgtaagtgaataatcttatcaaatcaaaaccccaaaatagaaacccatataaacaaatcttctgctttcatctgcattgtctctccaacagttctttctctgaaggtggatggagagcattctttgtcttgagtccctcagaattgtcctggatcattgtattgctgagtttagctaagtctatcacattggatcattccacaatgttgctgttactgtgcacaacgTTCTTccggttctgctaatttcactctgcatcagttcatggaggtctttctggctctttctgaaatcatccattcattattccttatagcacaatagtattccatcaccatcataatccacaatttggtcagccattccccagttgagggacatcccatcaatttccaattctttgtcaccacaaaaagagcagctagaaatatttttgtaaaatttgctcactcccccccccttttttttttaactctccaggatacagacccagtagtggtgttactggatcaaaggatatgcattgttttatagccctttgggcatgattccaaattgagGAAACCTACTTTAAAAGGAACAgtgacaaataaaagaaagtctaAGAGTCCAGAATCCTGGCCAAGAAGGTTAAAGGTTGAAAAActaggaaagcagaaatatttatgttgggaaaaggaaaacaggaaaaaaacatGGGAGCCAATGTCAAGAGTTTTTatgtgaaagaagaaacagagcTCTTTTCTATTGCAAAGAAGGCAGAGCTAGAATTGAGAGGTGAAGGTCTcaaggagacttttttttttttttttttttttttaatgaaaaggaagaaattgctATGAATAGAGGAATCTGGAAGCAAGCTGAAATTCCCATGTAAAGTCCCAAGCTCCTCCTTACTGGGAATATGCAAGAAGCTCAATGGCCGGATTTCAGTGATGAAggaagttacttttttttttttttatcttaagaatttaaaaaatcttttaaacagTCTccaggatttaaattttttttttcattttctttaagaaatttttttattaatagaatttattgacAAGTGTCTCagcctctcctcttcctcatgtCATAGAAGGAGAGAACTTTAACTGTCTCACAAGATGCTACCATTTAGTTTGGGACAATTCCTGTCCTAAGAAAGTTCTTGCTTATCCTGGGCTAGGCTCTTTCTCCCTATCACTGGGCCCCCTGGAGCTAAATTCTACtcatggagtttttttttaaacccataccttctgtcttagaatctatattatgtattggctccaatgcagtagagtggtaagggctaggcaatgggggttaagtgacttgcccagggtcacccagctaggaagtatctgagctcaaatttgaacccaggacctttagtctccaggactggctttctACCACTGATTCCTGTAGCTGCCCCCGGAGAgtcaatttattaaatttaagtgCCAGACAGTCCCTTCTGTGTGGGTGAATGCATCATTCCAGCCTCCTGAGATCCTTGAAGGTCCCACCATCATGTAGTggattttccctccctctctcccagctctaTGTTGTCCAAATGTTTCCCAGACATAGAACTGGAAGAACCTGGAATGCCACTTTATTCCACCTTACTTAGAATTTGTGGATAAAGAACTGAGTCTCTGGGAGCTTGAAAACTTTCCCAAGGGGACACAGGGaccagagatttgaacccagaccctctggTTCCctatccagcactctttccattgttttcTGTGTCCTCAAGCCATTCATCAAACTATGGAAGGGGATAGGACCAAAGGCAGAGCCCCTTCTCGTCTCTAGAGGGTCCCCTCCAGGCGGACGTCCTCTTGGCCATGGTTGTTGAGGTCCATCATAGAACGCCCAGCGCGTCCCTGCCTTCCCCTTCTGGTCGCCCTCTGAGAAAGCGAATGAGGTTAGCCTGGGCAGTTGTGAAGGGGCCTGGCAGAGCTTCAGCGCGGAACCTGCCCAGGGCTAACCTCCATTCGTGGCCCAGCCTTTGCCTTCTCTAGCGCTGCCCTCTCTCCTGCACTGCTCTGCCACCACCATCAGCCGGAGTTCtttgaaaatgttattttctaagCAATTATCGCCtcttgctcccccccccccccgcgggCCTCCCAGAGACCAAACAAAGCAGAACAAAAAGCCCCAACCCTCATGACGGGCTCTCCGACCAGCAAAGCAAATTCCCCCGTGGACGGTGGCCCCGAAAGGGAGGTCTCGTTCTGGACCCGCGGCGGCCGGTGGGACTCGTCCACAGTCCCCACAGGGGCTCCTGCTTTATCCTTGCAGCAGAGCTCTAAAGTCTCTCAAAGAGGTTTTTCTCAAAAATGTGTAAATGGTTCTCCCCGTTCTGTTCACTGTGGGTCCAAAGAGGTCTTCCCTGTTTCCTCTTACACTGTCCAGGTTGTCAATTCTAATGGTGCCGCTAGGTGGCGCCACAGTGCAGAGAGCGCTGGACCAGGAGCCAGGGAGACTCgccttcccgagttcaaatccagcttcagacacttccgagcaggggcaccctgggcaagtcacagccctGTTTGCTTCCGTGTCCTCAAATGTGAAAGGGGAGCGTAAAAGCAGCTGCTTTCCCAGGGTTGGTATAAGgcccaaatgggatcaagtgagataagaATATTTGTGAAGCTCTTAGCAAGGTGTCTGGCACACTGGAAGACCAGAGGTTTCAGACAGGCTCCTGGGCTCCATCTGTACAGAGGTCCTTCCCAGGAGCttctgtttaaaaaatgaaataatgaattattattaatagcataataataatagcccaaAGGGGTCCCTCAGAAGTCCCCTACTTAATCTGTAGAATGTaagcaaactccttgaaggctgTACCTGCATCCCTAGTCCCCATATGTGGCAGatagtgggattttttttttatcttccatcttagattcaatactgtgtgttggctccaaggcagaagagcagtaagggctaggcaatgggggtcaagtgacttgcccagagtcacacagctgggaagtgtctgaggtcatatttgaacacaggacttcccttctccaggcctgactctgtcCATTGAACCCCCTGGCTGCTTTTAATAAAGGCTCGTTGATTGGTTTAAAGCAGCTTCTTTTACTGGCTCGTCCCTTTTCTTCAGACCTGGGCGCCATCTTGATCCTGTTGGTTCTTCCCTTTCCAGTTTGggttccctcctctccccatccaGCACACCATCCGTCCCTGTCTTCTCTGAAGGTTCCTCCCCATCACTGATGGGCACTGCCCTTGCTTGTCTATGAATCCCCTCCACCTGCGCTTTTCTGCTGCTCCCAAGGAGGGCAGAAGAGGGTTGTGGGGCTCCAGGAGCAATGGCTCCCATAGCCTGTTGGAAGCCCCTTAATGGAAATGCCCAGAGTGGAGCGAGCAGCCAGCCTACGCAGGACTGTTTCCTTTGGCATaacttctcctcccttccttcctccaggaTCTCGTAAATTCTCCATACAAATATAGGTGACATTTATAGAAGcgcctgctctgtgccaggcactgcactgaGTGCTTTAGCACGATTTATCTCATTCTGATCCTCACAACGACCCTGCAGATGGGGGCTataatattatccccattccATAGATGAgcaagctgaggcaaacagaggttaagtgacttgcccagagttacacagctagttaagtgtctgagactggatttgaactcaggtcttcctcactctagccCCAGCTCTCTGCTGGTATCGGCTGGCACTTTGGGGCCtaaagcgcttagcacagtgtctggcactgtCTGTGAACTATTATTAACTATGGAGTGTGTCACAATTGCTCGGAAGCTATAGAGGTCTAAGAAAATGCCCATTCCCTTTGCCTCTAGGAAGAATATTTCTCCTTGAAAAATGCTCCTGAATGTTACCCTTTGGGTTCTTTGAACACAACTGAGTCAATCTTTAACTTTCCTTCAAGCTGGGGAATGAAAGGAAGCCTGCCATGAATACAAATCCCCCATGTCTCCCCACTCATTTCAGGCTTCTCCTGCTT belongs to Gracilinanus agilis isolate LMUSP501 chromosome 5, AgileGrace, whole genome shotgun sequence and includes:
- the GGCT gene encoding gamma-glutamylcyclotransferase, whose amino-acid sequence is MEQAGSSACPESQEPEEPGEHFLYFAYGSNLLKERLQLRNPSAEFCCVARLQDFRLDFGNYQGETSTSWHGGIATIVSSPGDGVWGVVWKMHARNRSSLDKQEGVSSGTYVPIQVDVRSLEGDVLTCRSYQMRDYVPAPPSPQYKTVICKGARQNGLPPDYQRKLEDIETNDYKGPVTVLQEIEAVIHEKL